In a single window of the Sediminicoccus sp. KRV36 genome:
- a CDS encoding pyridoxal phosphate-dependent aminotransferase has protein sequence MHLTADRLDRISPSQTITITAKARALKAAGRDVISLSVGEPDFDTPQNIKDAAIAAIQRGETKYTDVSGTVELRRAVAAKFKRDSGIDYKPEEIIVTTGGKQVIFNALLATINPGDEAIIPTPCWVSYPDIVALAEGTPVFVPCGMNSGFKMSGEQLEAAITPKTKWLILNNPSNPTGAAYNAEELKQLTDVLLRHPHVWIFTDDIYEKLAFDGFKPATIVEVEPRLRDRTITMNGCSKGYAMTGWRIGFAGAPLALIKAMDKLQGQSTSNTSSISQAAAIEALNGPQDSVTAMGKVFERRRNLVVEMLNKAEGLRCHKPEGAFYVYPSLNACLGKTTKGGRKLETDADFVEALLEEEGVAAVHGSAFMFPGHFRISYATDDATLVEACTRIQRFCAGLV, from the coding sequence ATGCACCTCACCGCCGATCGGCTTGACCGCATCTCGCCCTCGCAGACCATCACCATCACGGCCAAGGCGCGCGCGCTGAAGGCGGCCGGCCGTGACGTGATCAGCCTCTCGGTCGGTGAGCCCGATTTCGATACGCCCCAGAACATCAAGGATGCCGCCATCGCTGCCATCCAGCGCGGCGAGACGAAGTACACGGATGTTTCGGGCACGGTGGAGCTGCGCCGCGCGGTGGCGGCCAAGTTCAAGCGCGACAGCGGGATCGACTACAAGCCCGAGGAAATCATCGTCACCACCGGCGGCAAGCAGGTGATTTTCAACGCCCTGCTGGCGACCATCAATCCGGGCGATGAGGCGATCATCCCCACCCCCTGCTGGGTCAGCTATCCTGACATTGTCGCCCTGGCGGAGGGCACGCCGGTCTTTGTGCCGTGCGGCATGAACTCGGGCTTCAAGATGTCGGGCGAGCAGCTGGAAGCGGCGATCACGCCCAAGACCAAGTGGCTGATCCTGAACAACCCCTCCAACCCCACCGGTGCCGCCTATAATGCCGAGGAGCTGAAGCAGCTCACCGATGTGCTGCTGCGCCACCCGCATGTCTGGATCTTCACCGACGACATCTATGAGAAGCTGGCCTTTGACGGCTTCAAGCCCGCCACCATCGTCGAGGTGGAGCCCCGGTTGCGGGACCGCACCATCACCATGAATGGCTGCTCCAAGGGCTATGCCATGACCGGCTGGCGAATCGGCTTTGCCGGCGCGCCGCTCGCCCTCATCAAGGCGATGGACAAGCTGCAGGGGCAAAGCACCAGCAACACCAGCAGCATCAGCCAGGCCGCCGCGATCGAGGCGCTGAACGGCCCGCAGGATTCGGTGACCGCCATGGGCAAGGTCTTCGAGCGCCGCCGCAACCTGGTGGTGGAGATGCTGAACAAGGCGGAGGGCCTGCGCTGCCACAAGCCCGAGGGTGCCTTCTATGTGTACCCTTCGCTGAACGCCTGCCTGGGCAAGACCACCAAGGGCGGCCGCAAGCTGGAGACCGACGCCGACTTCGTGGAGGCGCTGCTAGAGGAAGAGGGTGTGGCCGCCGTGCACGGCTCGGCCTTCATGTTCCCCGGGCATTTCCGCATCAGCTACGCGACGGATGACGCGACGCTGGTGGAGGCCTGCACGCGCATCCAGCGGTTTTGCGCCGGGCTGGTCTGA
- the cydD gene encoding thiol reductant ABC exporter subunit CydD: MALPVGLGLAGILCQVTLVFLIARLLATILGFPGGGWGEWAAAGALALLGSGLGMAQEVAQQAAGERARAEIRAALFARLLELGPDDPRGVGEKATLLVDRVEALDGFFARWVPAAVLAVLAPSLIILIVAQADATSALVLAVMGLMVPVAMALTGIGAAVESRKQMDVLGRLSGRFVDRLRGLSTLVQFNRAEDEARALGVAAGEFRLRTMRVLRVAFLSSAALELLAGFTLGYLAWRHGILLAPQSTDPTLALFCILVVPVFFVPLRNFSQAYHEAMSARGASAEIAPLLEAPPAEGLLLEEIPPRVALVFNEVELRYPGMDKPALARLTFALAPGETLMLVGPSGAGKSSVLKLLMGFVRPSAGRIAINGQDATRLKPAELRRLSAYIGQRAHLFGGTLRANILLARPEASEADVLRAAEAARVMAFAADLPQGLDTLVGEGGFGLSGGQAQRVALARAFLRDSPLVLLDEPTASLDPGTEAEVMEAIARLCTGRTVIIATHSAQLMGLSGRVIELGGKRQVAQHVG; this comes from the coding sequence GTGGCCTTGCCTGTTGGCCTGGGCCTGGCCGGCATCCTCTGCCAGGTGACGCTGGTCTTTCTCATCGCGCGGCTGCTGGCGACGATCCTGGGCTTTCCGGGCGGCGGCTGGGGCGAATGGGCGGCGGCCGGCGCGCTGGCCCTGCTGGGTTCCGGGCTCGGCATGGCGCAGGAGGTCGCGCAGCAGGCGGCGGGGGAGCGGGCGCGGGCCGAAATCCGGGCGGCCCTCTTTGCCCGGCTGCTCGAACTCGGCCCCGATGATCCGCGCGGCGTGGGTGAGAAGGCGACGCTCCTGGTGGACCGGGTCGAGGCGCTGGACGGGTTCTTCGCGCGCTGGGTGCCGGCCGCGGTGCTGGCCGTGCTGGCGCCCAGCCTGATCATCCTCATCGTGGCGCAGGCCGATGCCACCAGTGCGCTGGTGCTGGCCGTCATGGGCCTCATGGTGCCGGTCGCCATGGCGCTGACCGGCATTGGTGCGGCGGTGGAGAGCCGCAAGCAGATGGATGTGCTGGGCCGGCTCTCGGGCCGCTTCGTGGACCGGCTGCGCGGGCTTTCCACCCTGGTGCAATTCAACCGCGCCGAGGATGAGGCACGCGCCCTCGGCGTTGCCGCCGGCGAATTCCGCCTGCGTACGATGCGCGTGCTGCGGGTGGCGTTTCTCTCCAGTGCGGCGCTGGAATTGCTGGCGGGATTCACGCTCGGCTACCTCGCCTGGCGGCACGGCATCCTGCTGGCGCCGCAATCCACCGACCCGACGCTGGCGCTGTTCTGCATCCTGGTGGTGCCGGTGTTCTTCGTGCCGCTGCGCAATTTCTCCCAGGCCTATCATGAGGCGATGTCGGCGCGCGGCGCCTCGGCCGAAATCGCGCCGCTGCTGGAAGCCCCGCCGGCCGAGGGGCTGCTGCTGGAGGAAATCCCGCCGCGCGTCGCGCTCGTCTTCAATGAGGTGGAGCTGCGCTATCCGGGCATGGACAAGCCGGCCCTGGCCCGGCTGACCTTCGCCCTCGCCCCGGGTGAGACGCTGATGCTGGTGGGGCCATCGGGGGCGGGCAAATCCTCCGTGCTCAAGCTGCTGATGGGCTTCGTGCGGCCCAGTGCCGGGCGCATCGCCATCAATGGCCAGGATGCGACGCGCCTCAAGCCCGCCGAATTGCGCCGGCTCAGCGCCTATATCGGCCAGCGGGCGCATCTGTTCGGCGGCACCCTGCGCGCGAACATCCTGCTGGCCCGGCCCGAGGCGAGCGAGGCGGATGTGCTGCGCGCCGCCGAGGCCGCGCGCGTCATGGCCTTCGCCGCGGATCTGCCGCAGGGCCTGGATACGCTGGTGGGCGAGGGGGGCTTTGGCCTCTCCGGCGGGCAGGCGCAGCGCGTGGCGCTGGCCCGCGCCTTCCTGCGCGACTCGCCGCTCGTGCTGCTGGATGAGCCCACCGCCTCCCTCGACCCCGGCACCGAGGCCGAGGTGATGGAGGCCATCGCGCGGCTCTGCACCGGCCGCACCGTGATCATCGCGACGCATTCGGCCCAGCTCATGGGGCTGTCCGGCCGGGTGATCGAATTGGGCGGCAAGCGCCAGGTGGCGCAGCATGTGGGCTGA
- the recQ gene encoding DNA helicase RecQ, translating into MRDPAHVLSEVFGHAGFRGRQAEIVEHVMGGGSGLVLMPTGGGKSLCFQVPALCRDGLAIVVSPLIALMEDQVAALRQQGVAAAALHSELEENERRDVWRGINEGTLKLLYISPERLGMDGMLERLSQQNIALFAVDEAHCISQWGHHFRPEYRALSFLRSGFPEVPRLALTATADARTVTDIRAQLGLEDAPVFRASFDRANIHLAAEPRDREREQIRAFLREASDGRGAGIVYCGTRARAEQTADWLRADGYDAAPFHAGMPAEDKRDLHRRFARGDAVVMCATIAFGMGIDRPDVRFVAHLSLPQGPEGWYQEIGRAGRDGLPAKALLLYGAGDISLARHRIQSSPASEEQKRIERMRLDAMVGIAEAGTCRRRVLLRCFGEDLAQDCGHCDVCAAPPKLTDGTIAAQKLLSAALRTGSRFGLGHLVDVLQGKLTDKVAQFAHDKLPTFGVGRDVPEGAWRGVARQLVAQGALDIAVENHGELVPTEAARAILRGEERVMLREEIIRPRSTRGPARGGRADAPRPAADDPLFAALREWRKAEAKAQQVPAYVIFHDATLAEIASRRPVCLDTLRGVPGVGESKLARYGEAVLTALAGAE; encoded by the coding sequence ATGCGTGACCCCGCCCATGTGCTGAGCGAAGTTTTTGGCCATGCGGGGTTTCGCGGCCGGCAGGCGGAGATCGTCGAGCATGTGATGGGCGGGGGCTCCGGCCTCGTGCTGATGCCCACGGGGGGCGGCAAGTCGCTGTGCTTCCAGGTGCCGGCACTCTGCCGGGACGGGCTGGCCATCGTCGTCTCGCCGCTCATCGCGCTGATGGAGGACCAGGTGGCGGCCCTGCGCCAGCAAGGTGTCGCCGCCGCCGCGCTGCATTCCGAGCTGGAGGAAAATGAGCGCCGTGATGTCTGGCGCGGCATCAATGAGGGCACGCTGAAGCTGCTCTATATCAGCCCCGAGCGGCTGGGCATGGATGGCATGCTGGAGCGGCTTTCGCAGCAGAACATCGCGCTCTTCGCGGTGGATGAGGCGCATTGCATCAGCCAATGGGGGCATCATTTCCGCCCCGAATACCGCGCGCTGAGCTTCCTGCGCTCGGGCTTTCCCGAAGTGCCACGCCTCGCACTCACCGCCACCGCCGATGCGCGCACCGTCACCGATATCCGCGCGCAGCTGGGGCTGGAGGATGCGCCGGTGTTCCGTGCCTCCTTCGACCGCGCGAATATCCACCTGGCGGCCGAACCGCGCGACCGCGAGCGGGAGCAAATTCGCGCCTTCCTGCGCGAGGCTTCGGATGGGCGGGGGGCTGGCATCGTCTATTGCGGCACCCGCGCGCGGGCCGAACAGACCGCGGACTGGCTGCGCGCCGATGGCTATGACGCGGCCCCCTTCCATGCGGGCATGCCCGCCGAGGACAAGCGGGATCTGCACCGCCGCTTCGCCCGCGGCGATGCCGTGGTGATGTGCGCCACCATTGCGTTTGGAATGGGTATTGACCGGCCGGATGTGCGCTTCGTCGCGCATCTCTCGCTGCCGCAGGGGCCGGAGGGCTGGTATCAGGAAATCGGCCGGGCGGGGCGCGACGGGCTGCCGGCGAAGGCCCTGCTGCTCTATGGCGCGGGCGATATCTCGCTCGCGCGGCATCGCATCCAGTCGAGCCCGGCTTCGGAGGAGCAGAAGCGGATCGAGCGCATGCGCCTCGATGCCATGGTGGGCATCGCCGAAGCCGGCACCTGCCGCCGGCGTGTGCTGCTGCGCTGCTTTGGCGAGGATCTGGCGCAGGATTGCGGGCATTGCGACGTGTGTGCCGCGCCGCCGAAACTCACCGACGGCACCATCGCGGCGCAGAAGCTGCTCTCGGCCGCCTTGCGCACCGGGTCGCGCTTTGGGCTGGGGCATCTGGTGGACGTGCTGCAGGGCAAGCTGACCGACAAGGTCGCGCAATTCGCGCATGACAAGCTGCCGACCTTCGGCGTGGGCCGGGATGTGCCGGAAGGCGCCTGGCGCGGTGTGGCGCGGCAATTGGTGGCGCAGGGCGCACTCGACATCGCCGTGGAGAATCACGGCGAGCTGGTGCCGACCGAAGCCGCGCGCGCCATCCTGCGGGGCGAGGAGCGGGTGATGCTGCGCGAGGAGATCATCCGCCCGCGCAGCACCCGCGGCCCGGCGCGGGGTGGCCGGGCCGATGCGCCGCGCCCGGCGGCCGATGACCCGCTCTTTGCCGCGCTGCGCGAATGGCGCAAGGCCGAAGCCAAGGCACAGCAGGTGCCGGCCTATGTGATCTTCCATGACGCGACCCTGGCCGAGATCGCCTCACGCCGGCCGGTCTGCCTCGACACGCTGCGCGGCGTGCCGGGCGTGGGGGAGAGCAAGCTCGCCCGCTATGGCGAGGCGGTGCTGACGGCGCTCGCGGGCGCCGAATAG
- the cydC gene encoding thiol reductant ABC exporter subunit CydC yields the protein MWADLARILRLWAPRRNALILGLIIGMLSALSGVALLALAGKGVAAGAGAVGLVGVAALIWLRPLVLLRPFLRWWERMASHAGAFQALADTRVWFFGRLAERMPAGIGLRGSGDLLGRVISDVEALDRLYLGGLVPAAAAMAVVAAIAVLLGAEPLLMVLLVGPLSLALLLPLLLAPAAARAAQRAAEERGALRAAVVDPIAGLEDTLAANGEARALARLREADATLMAAQRELSWRSSTAGTAGSFLTQVAVLAALGWGLATGSAGAALAVLALFLAIAAAESLGLMPRAGALLAAAAASARRLFEAADTAPPVAEPASPAPLPAGNDLVLRNVTFGWRPDAPPVLEQLDFTLRAGERVAILGPSGAGKSSLTALLLKFAAPQSGTITLGGTEIGQLASPELRQRIICLSQQARLFDVSIAENLRLAAPEAPDAALWRALAKAGVAEFVRSLPEGLETRCGEGGARFSGGEGRRIALARALLPPAAILILDEPTVGLDAEAERGFMATLATACEGRSLLLITHELTGAEPLDRVLRLAGGRLLPAAG from the coding sequence ATGTGGGCTGACCTTGCGCGCATCCTGCGGCTCTGGGCACCGCGGCGGAATGCGCTGATCCTGGGCCTGATCATCGGCATGCTTTCGGCGCTGAGCGGCGTCGCGCTGCTGGCGCTGGCCGGCAAGGGTGTCGCGGCCGGGGCCGGGGCGGTGGGCCTGGTCGGCGTGGCCGCGCTGATCTGGCTGCGGCCGCTCGTGCTGCTGCGGCCCTTCCTGCGCTGGTGGGAGCGCATGGCCTCGCATGCCGGCGCCTTCCAGGCCCTGGCCGATACGCGGGTGTGGTTCTTCGGGCGCCTGGCGGAGCGCATGCCGGCCGGCATCGGCCTGCGCGGCTCGGGCGATCTTCTGGGGCGCGTCATCAGCGATGTCGAAGCGCTGGACCGCCTCTATCTGGGGGGCCTGGTTCCGGCGGCGGCGGCGATGGCCGTGGTGGCCGCCATCGCCGTCTTGCTGGGGGCCGAGCCCTTGTTGATGGTGCTGCTGGTCGGGCCGCTCAGCCTTGCCTTGCTGCTGCCGCTGCTGCTCGCACCCGCCGCCGCGCGGGCGGCGCAGCGCGCGGCCGAGGAGCGCGGCGCGCTGCGGGCCGCCGTGGTGGACCCCATCGCCGGGCTGGAGGATACGCTGGCCGCCAATGGGGAGGCCCGGGCCCTGGCGCGATTGCGCGAGGCGGATGCGACGCTGATGGCGGCGCAGCGGGAATTGTCCTGGCGCTCCTCCACGGCGGGCACGGCGGGCAGCTTCCTCACGCAGGTCGCGGTGCTGGCCGCCCTGGGCTGGGGGCTCGCGACCGGCTCGGCCGGGGCTGCGCTGGCCGTGCTGGCGCTGTTCCTGGCCATCGCGGCGGCCGAGTCGCTGGGGCTGATGCCGCGTGCCGGCGCCCTGCTGGCGGCGGCGGCGGCCAGTGCGCGGCGGCTGTTCGAGGCGGCGGATACCGCACCCCCGGTGGCGGAACCCGCCAGCCCCGCGCCACTTCCCGCCGGCAATGACCTCGTGCTGCGCAACGTCACCTTCGGCTGGCGGCCTGATGCGCCGCCCGTGCTGGAACAGCTGGATTTCACCCTGCGCGCGGGGGAGCGCGTGGCCATCCTGGGCCCCTCTGGGGCGGGCAAGTCCAGCCTGACCGCGCTGCTGCTGAAATTCGCCGCCCCGCAATCCGGCACGATCACCCTGGGCGGCACCGAGATCGGCCAACTCGCCAGCCCCGAATTGCGCCAGCGGATCATCTGCCTCTCGCAGCAGGCGCGGCTGTTTGATGTGAGTATCGCGGAAAACCTGCGCCTGGCCGCCCCCGAGGCGCCGGATGCCGCGCTGTGGCGGGCGCTGGCCAAGGCCGGGGTCGCGGAATTCGTGCGCAGCCTGCCCGAAGGGCTGGAGACACGCTGCGGGGAAGGCGGCGCCCGCTTCAGCGGCGGCGAGGGGCGGCGCATCGCCCTCGCGCGCGCATTGCTGCCACCGGCCGCCATCCTGATCCTGGATGAGCCGACGGTGGGCCTCGATGCCGAGGCGGAGCGCGGCTTCATGGCGACCCTGGCCACCGCCTGCGAAGGGCGCAGCCTTTTGCTCATCACGCATGAATTGACCGGCGCCGAACCGCTGGACCGCGTGCTGCGGCTGGCGGGTGGGCGGCTTCTGCCGGCGGCGGGCTGA
- the petA gene encoding ubiquinol-cytochrome c reductase iron-sulfur subunit, whose translation MADTMASHTTAEGSAPGVTKRDFLQLTTTAFAAVGVGAIVWPFIGSLAPSRDVLAMASTEVDISPIAVGQSVTVMWRGKPVFVRHRTAEELTAARATPMSELKDPATDQSRVQRDPWLVVVGVCTHLGCVPLGQKSTDAKGDYNGWFCPCHGSHYDTSARIRKGPAPANLLVPDYTFTSDRAIRIG comes from the coding sequence ATGGCGGACACGATGGCATCGCACACGACGGCCGAGGGCAGCGCCCCGGGCGTCACCAAGCGCGATTTTCTCCAGTTGACGACGACGGCCTTTGCCGCGGTGGGTGTGGGCGCCATTGTCTGGCCCTTCATCGGCTCGCTGGCGCCGTCCCGGGACGTGCTGGCCATGGCCAGCACCGAAGTGGATATCAGCCCGATCGCCGTGGGGCAGAGCGTCACGGTGATGTGGCGCGGCAAGCCGGTCTTCGTGCGCCACCGCACGGCCGAGGAACTGACCGCCGCCCGCGCCACGCCGATGAGCGAATTGAAGGACCCCGCGACCGACCAGTCGCGCGTCCAGCGGGACCCCTGGCTGGTGGTGGTCGGCGTCTGCACCCATCTGGGCTGCGTGCCGCTCGGCCAGAAGTCCACGGATGCCAAGGGCGATTACAATGGCTGGTTCTGCCCCTGCCATGGCAGCCACTACGACACCTCCGCCCGCATCCGCAAAGGGCCCGCGCCGGCCAATCTGCTGGTTCCCGACTACACCTTCACCTCCGACCGGGCGATCCGCATCGGCTGA
- a CDS encoding cytochrome b N-terminal domain-containing protein, giving the protein MGMGLHDSQVANPVLRWVDQRLPVITMIQKEYGVFPTPRNFNYFWNFGALAMINLMIMIATGIFLAMNYVPHTAYAFDSVERIMRDVHFGWLIRYVHMNGASMFFIVVYIHIWRGLYYGSYKAPRELLWMLGVVIFLLMMATAFMGYVLPWGQMSFWGATVITNLFSAIPVVGPTIVTYLWGGFSVDNPTLNRFFSLHYLMPFMIVGVVFLHVAALHITGSNNPLGIEPKGPQDTLPFHPYYTIKDSVGIVVYLAVFAALVFFAPNYLGHPDNYIPANPLVTPAHIVPEWYFLPFYAILRAVPDKLGGVVLMGAAIIVLFFLPWLDTSKVRSMRFRPLTRIIFMLWTVNFFVLMWVGGKPAEQPYVLISQICTMIYFAYFLVVLPAMGRLELPMKLPESISRAVLGAKASLGGGPIPGAAVAKPMEKA; this is encoded by the coding sequence ATGGGTATGGGTCTGCACGACTCTCAGGTCGCCAATCCGGTCCTGCGCTGGGTTGACCAGCGCCTGCCGGTCATCACGATGATCCAGAAGGAGTACGGGGTGTTTCCGACCCCCCGGAACTTCAATTATTTCTGGAATTTCGGCGCATTGGCCATGATCAACCTGATGATCATGATCGCGACCGGCATTTTCCTCGCGATGAATTACGTTCCCCACACGGCCTACGCCTTTGACAGCGTCGAGCGCATCATGCGTGACGTGCATTTCGGCTGGCTGATCCGCTATGTGCACATGAACGGCGCCTCGATGTTCTTCATCGTGGTCTATATCCACATCTGGCGCGGTCTCTATTACGGCTCCTACAAGGCGCCGCGCGAGCTGCTTTGGATGCTGGGCGTGGTCATCTTCCTGCTGATGATGGCGACGGCCTTCATGGGCTACGTGCTGCCCTGGGGCCAGATGTCCTTCTGGGGCGCTACCGTCATCACCAACCTGTTCAGTGCTATCCCCGTGGTGGGTCCGACCATCGTGACCTATCTCTGGGGTGGCTTCTCGGTGGACAACCCGACGCTGAACCGCTTCTTCTCGCTGCATTACCTGATGCCCTTCATGATCGTGGGCGTGGTGTTCCTGCATGTGGCGGCGCTGCACATCACGGGTTCGAACAACCCGCTCGGCATCGAGCCGAAGGGCCCGCAGGACACGCTTCCGTTCCACCCCTACTACACGATCAAGGATTCGGTCGGCATCGTGGTGTATCTGGCGGTCTTCGCGGCGCTGGTCTTCTTCGCGCCGAACTATCTGGGCCACCCCGACAACTACATCCCGGCCAACCCGCTGGTCACGCCCGCGCATATCGTGCCTGAATGGTACTTCCTGCCGTTCTACGCGATCCTGCGCGCGGTGCCGGACAAGCTGGGCGGCGTGGTTCTCATGGGTGCGGCCATCATCGTGCTGTTCTTCCTGCCCTGGCTGGACACCTCGAAGGTGCGCTCCATGCGCTTCCGCCCGCTGACGCGCATCATCTTCATGCTCTGGACGGTGAATTTCTTCGTCCTCATGTGGGTGGGCGGCAAGCCGGCCGAGCAGCCCTATGTGCTGATCAGCCAGATCTGCACGATGATCTACTTCGCCTATTTCCTGGTGGTCCTGCCCGCGATGGGCCGCCTGGAATTGCCGATGAAGCTGCCGGAAAGCATTTCCCGCGCGGTGCTCGGCGCCAAGGCGAGCCTGGGTGGTGGGCCGATCCCCGGTGCCGCCGTCGCCAAGCCGATGGAAAAGGCCTGA
- a CDS encoding OmpA family protein, giving the protein MHRRTLSLLALLPLLGACANLNRDPAAEPVRVVFFNEDSDTLDAPARAVVQSAAEAAARFSNVRVNVFGYAGPVGGAAFNRALSEERARHVSELLRQYGVPAERVFILGRGEVPFDMAPVESRRVEIRLATP; this is encoded by the coding sequence ATGCATCGCCGGACCCTCTCATTGCTTGCCCTGCTGCCCCTGCTGGGCGCCTGCGCCAATCTCAACCGTGATCCCGCGGCCGAGCCGGTGCGCGTGGTGTTCTTCAACGAAGATAGCGACACGCTGGACGCGCCCGCGCGCGCCGTCGTGCAATCCGCGGCCGAGGCGGCGGCCCGGTTTTCCAATGTGCGCGTGAATGTCTTTGGCTATGCCGGCCCGGTCGGCGGCGCCGCCTTCAACCGCGCCCTGTCCGAGGAGCGGGCGCGGCATGTCTCGGAATTGCTGCGGCAATACGGCGTGCCGGCGGAGCGCGTCTTCATTCTCGGCCGTGGCGAAGTGCCCTTCGACATGGCGCCCGTCGAAAGCCGCCGCGTCGAGATCCGGCTCGCCACACCCTGA
- the hemF gene encoding oxygen-dependent coproporphyrinogen oxidase, translated as MPAPLAHPLAAPAEAWFAELRNRICAAFESLEDGLTSGPHADLPAGRFTYTPWQRPEGGGGTMGLMRGRVFEKVGVNVSTVHGEFSPEFRKQIPGAEEDPRFLATGISLVAHPRSPRAATAHMNTRFILTSKAWFGGGGDITPMNVTSPESLEDAAFFHAAYQRACDKHDPTYYPRFKQWCEEYFFLPHRGETRGLGGIFYDWLGDRTPGRGADLDFAFTQDVGLAFLESYPAIVARRMHEAWTPEERQHQLLRRGRYVEFNLLHDRGTIFGLKTGGNVEAILMSLPPEAAW; from the coding sequence ATGCCCGCCCCCTTGGCGCACCCCCTCGCAGCACCGGCCGAGGCCTGGTTCGCCGAATTGCGGAACCGCATCTGCGCCGCCTTCGAATCGCTTGAGGATGGCCTGACCAGCGGGCCGCATGCCGATCTCCCGGCGGGGCGCTTCACCTACACGCCCTGGCAGCGCCCCGAGGGCGGTGGCGGCACCATGGGCCTGATGCGCGGCCGCGTCTTTGAGAAGGTGGGCGTCAACGTCTCCACCGTGCATGGCGAATTCAGCCCCGAATTCCGCAAGCAGATCCCGGGGGCCGAGGAAGACCCGCGCTTCCTGGCCACGGGCATTTCCCTCGTCGCGCATCCCCGCTCCCCCCGGGCGGCCACGGCCCACATGAACACGCGCTTCATCCTGACCAGCAAGGCCTGGTTCGGCGGCGGCGGCGACATCACGCCGATGAACGTCACCTCGCCCGAGAGCCTGGAGGATGCGGCCTTCTTCCACGCCGCCTATCAGCGCGCCTGCGACAAGCACGACCCCACCTATTATCCGCGCTTCAAGCAATGGTGCGAGGAATACTTCTTCCTGCCCCATCGCGGCGAAACCCGCGGCCTGGGCGGCATTTTCTACGACTGGCTGGGGGATCGCACGCCCGGGCGCGGCGCCGATCTGGACTTCGCCTTCACGCAGGATGTCGGCCTCGCCTTCCTCGAATCCTACCCCGCCATCGTCGCCCGCCGCATGCATGAGGCCTGGACGCCCGAGGAACGCCAGCACCAGCTGCTGCGCCGCGGCCGCTATGTGGAGTTCAACCTGCTGCATGACCGCGGCACGATCTTCGGCCTCAAGACCGGCGGCAATGTCGAAGCCATCCTGATGAGCCTGCCGCCCGAAGCCGCCTGGTAG
- a CDS encoding cytochrome c1 has protein sequence MRLLKALTLAASLFAAGPVLAAGEALHPPDARFGFNSLFGTVDRAAAQRGFQVYKEVCSACHAMRQMSYRNLMDLGLTEAQVREIAATFTVTDGPNDEGQMFERPGRVPDRFRRPFPNEQAARTANNGAYPPDLSVMTKARHDGANYIHALLTGYADPPDGMTMMDGMNYNRWFPGFQIAMPNVLNDDQVEYADGTKATVDQMARDVVTFLAWAAEPEMETRRAMGVKVLIFLTILGGLTYAVKRKVWADVKH, from the coding sequence ATGCGTCTTCTCAAGGCTCTCACCCTCGCTGCCTCGCTGTTCGCCGCCGGCCCTGTGCTGGCGGCCGGTGAGGCGCTGCATCCGCCGGATGCGCGCTTCGGCTTCAACTCGCTGTTCGGCACGGTGGACCGCGCCGCGGCCCAGCGCGGCTTCCAGGTCTATAAGGAAGTCTGCTCGGCCTGCCATGCGATGCGGCAGATGTCCTACCGCAACCTGATGGATCTCGGCCTGACCGAGGCGCAGGTGCGCGAAATCGCCGCCACCTTCACGGTGACGGATGGCCCGAATGATGAAGGCCAGATGTTCGAGCGCCCCGGCCGCGTGCCGGATCGCTTCCGCCGGCCCTTCCCGAATGAGCAGGCCGCGCGCACCGCGAATAACGGCGCCTATCCGCCCGATCTCTCGGTGATGACCAAGGCGCGGCATGATGGCGCCAACTACATCCATGCCCTGCTGACCGGCTATGCCGACCCGCCGGATGGCATGACGATGATGGACGGGATGAACTACAATCGCTGGTTCCCCGGCTTCCAGATCGCCATGCCCAATGTGCTGAATGATGACCAGGTGGAATACGCCGACGGCACCAAGGCGACGGTGGACCAGATGGCGCGCGACGTCGTCACCTTCCTTGCCTGGGCGGCCGAGCCTGAGATGGAAACGCGCCGCGCCATGGGCGTGAAGGTGCTGATCTTCCTGACCATCCTGGGCGGCTTGACCTATGCCGTGAAGCGCAAGGTCTGGGCTGACGTGAAGCACTGA